One window from the genome of Epinephelus fuscoguttatus linkage group LG3, E.fuscoguttatus.final_Chr_v1 encodes:
- the npy2r gene encoding neuropeptide Y receptor type 2, protein MESDLWGLLAMDTADQLNMTQVEELKSYNCCSAPSTTNSENFLKLNDSTTLVGVQVVLILAYTTIILFGVTGNSLVIYVVFKFKNLRTVTNFFIVNLAVADLLVNTLCLPFTLVYTLYGEWKFGQVLCFMLPCAQGMAVHVSTITMNVIALDRHRSIVYHMETKMSKDMCAVVIVITWAVSALLASPLAIFREYGTLEFSPEDSIQVCTEKWPGSSMNGSIYSILALLVQYGLPLAINCVAYIRIWNKLKNHMTYGGRNDRNQRRKKTTKMLLTMVVVFAVSWLPLHAFQLAADIDSTVSSMKDFKLLFTVFHIVAMCSTFVNPILYGWMNNNYREAFLSVCKCYQPFSLRSRRSNGRETQKDRDRVCTDCKSTNV, encoded by the exons ATGGAG AGTGACTTATGGGGACTGTTAGCCATGGATACAGCAGATCAACTCAACATGACTCAAGTGGAAGAACTAAAATCTTACAACTGCTGCTCAGCTCCCAGCACAACAAATAGTGAGAACTTTTTGAAGCTGAACGACAGCACGACGCTGGTTGGGGTTCAAGTTGTTCTCATCCTTGCTTACACCACAATCATATTGTTTGGTGTCACTGGAAACTCCTTGGTGATATATGTTGTCTTCAAGTTTAAAAATCTACGGACTGTCACCAATTTCTTTATCGTAAACTTAGCTGTGGCCGACCTGCTGGTGAACACGCTATGTTTGCCTTTCACCCTTGTCTACACTCTGTATGGCGAGTGGAAGTTTGGTCAGGTACTGTGCTTCATGCTGCCCTGCGCTCAAGGTATGGCAGTGCACGTGTCCACCATCACCATGAACGTCATTGCCCTGGACCGCCACAGGAGCATCGTCTACCACATGGAGACCAAGATGTCCAAAGATATGTGCGCCGTGGTCATTGTCATCACATGGGCCGTCAGCGCTCTGTTGGCCAGTCCGCTTGCCATTTTCAGAGAGTACGGGACGTTGGAATTTTCGCCGGAAGATTCTATTCAGGTGTGCACAGAGAAGTGGCCGGGCAGCAGCATGAACGGAAGCATTTACAGTATATTAGCACTTCTGGTTCAGTATGGTTTACCTTTGGCCATCAACTGTGTTGCTTACATCCGCATCTGGAATAAGCTGAAGAATCACATGACTTATGGAGGTCGAAATGACCGCAATCAGCGCAGGAAGAAGACGACGAAGATGCTGCTGACCATGGTGGTGGTCTTCGCTGTCAGTTGGTTGCCTCTCCATGCGTTCCAGTTGGCTGCTGACATCGACAGCACTGTGTCGTCCATGAAGGACTTTAAGCTGCTTTTCACTGTGTTCCACATTGTGGCTATGTGCTCGACATTTGTCAATCCCATCTTGTATGGGTGGATGAACAACAACTACAGGGAGgcctttctgtctgtgtgtaagtGTTACCAGCCCTTCAGTCTGAGGTCAAGACGCTCCAACggaagagagacacaaaaagatcgAGACAGGGTTTGTACAGACTGTAAATCAACTAATGTCTAG
- the si:dkey-30k22.5 gene encoding lecithin retinol acyltransferase family protein produces MFLYQLLNLFFVTSKKEDDSKHDLSLYKRGDLLEVPRTLFTHFGIYLGNNRVAHLIPDILPVISKNKSAIAKMVTNNRLLLGVITKVASVRVDSVTDFAYGSEILINHMDKVCSQPPLDGDEVARRAEKLLGSVTYSLLWYNCEHYVMYCRYGMAISYQTYQFCTTVRKIVCSRMSAYLTALCGVGTMLYLGCVTPLTVLTTLLISFTIWMAA; encoded by the exons ATGTTTCTTTACCAACTCCTCAACCTTTTCTTTGTAACTTCCAAAAAGGAGGATGACTCCAAACATGACCTGTCCCTTTACAAGCGTGGGGATTTATTGGAAGTCCCCCGGACATTATTCACACATTTTGGTATCTATCTGGGAAACAACCGTGTGGCTCATCTCATCCCGGACATCCTGCCAGTGATTTCCAAGAATAAATCTGCTATTGCCAAGATGGTAACAAATAACCGCCTACTGCTGGGGGTTATCACCAAGGTTGCCAGCGTCAGAGTGGACTCTGTGACGGACTTTGCATACGGCTCAGAGATTTTGATCAACCACATGGACAAAGTGTGCAGCCAGCCTCCTTTGGATGGGGACGAGGTGGCCAGGAGGGCTGAGAAACTGCTGGGCTCTGTCACTTACAGCTTACTGTGGTACAACTGTGAACACTATGTCATGTACTGCAGATATGGCATGGCCATCAGCTACCAGACGTACCAG TTCTGCACGACAGTACGCAAGATCGTCTGCAGCAGGATGAGCGCCTATTTGACTGCTCTGTGTGGCGTAGGAACCATGCTGTATCTGGGCTGTGTGACACCACTGACAGTTTTAACGACCCTGCTCATCTCGTTCACCATCTGGATGGCAGCCTAA
- the lrata gene encoding lecithin retinol acyltransferase a, with protein sequence MLQLLTFLVEKISLLSNFKLFESSWSDGEEREQHAQRGPPPPLRRGDLLEVPRTIFTHYGIYLGDNKVAHLIPDILPVLTNDKKLISSVITNKRLILGCIYRCATVRVDTLEDFAYGSNILINRMDKMMKNQAFPDEDVAKRAEKLMGAIPYSLLWYNCEHFVTYCRYGSAVSRQTEKFCECLKSIIRDQRSVIVTSLLGFISIICFGMAPSTTFPTILIPFTLWMAG encoded by the exons ATGCTGCAGCTGTTGACATTCCTGGTGGAGAAGATTTCTCTGCTCTCCAACTTCAAACTCTTTGAGTCCAGCTGGTCTGACGGTGAGGAGCGGGAGCAGCACGCGCAGCGCGGCCCCCCTCCGCCTCTCCGGAGGGGAGACCTGCTGGAGGTTCCCAGAACCATTTTCACCCACTACGGCATCTATTTAGGTGACAATAAAGTGGCTCACCTGATCCCTGACATCCTGCCCGTGCTTACAAACGACAAGAAGCTCATCAGTTCTGTCATCACCAACAAGAGGCTCATCCTCGGCTGCATCTACAGGTGCGCCACGGTGCGCGTGGACACCTTAGAGGACTTTGCATACGGCTCCAACATACTGATAAACCGCATGGATAAGATGATGAAGAATCAAGCTTTTCCTGATGAAGACGTCGCTAAGAGAGCTGAGAAACTCATGGGAGCAATTCCCTACAGTCTGCTGTGGTATAACTGTGAACACTTTGTGACATACTGCAGATACGGATCTGCAGTGAGCCGGCAAACAGAGAAG TTCTGTGAGTGCCTGAAATCGATCATCAGAGACCAGCGCAGCGTGATTGTCACAAGCCTCCTTGGATTCATCTCCATCATCTGTTTTGGCATGGCGCCATCAACTACATTCCCCACAATCCTTATCCCCTTTACTCTGTGGATGGCTGGTTAA